Genomic window (Lycium barbarum isolate Lr01 chromosome 2, ASM1917538v2, whole genome shotgun sequence):
GCCATCAAAATGGAATTAGTCACAAACCGTAAAATATAAAGAAAGAACACCATGAATagctaaaaaaatattaagtacCAAAGACCCAATCTTCCAACATCAAGTTTAATATTACAGAATTTGCACAAACGATTCAATTTGCAGTAATTAATTAATGCGAATATTCGAAAAGACACAGTAATCCAAAATAATACACAATTACATGTACCAGTCATCTATTTCAACCATGCATGTGTGGATTAGATAGAATTACAAAAGTTGAACAAAAAAGGAACAAATTTCAAGGGAATCCAAAAGTGATGGGCAGAAATGCTTCAAGAAAGGGAACGAACAGGAGAAAACTTATCGAATGTAGAAGCtagaaaatcaaaagaaaaatcaaaaacCCTAGAGGGAAGAAGAACTCACTAGAAAGTAACCTTGGAGGAAGAAAAAGGACGGAGAGAGAGAAAATAAGACAAATGAAGTCGCTGAAAAGATACAGGTGGGTCTCTTagcaacacatatgtacatatattttgggaAGAAGAAAGAACCTCATTTAGGTTATTATTAACAGAAATGCCATTCGTCGTACATATAGGCTCACACTTATTATAAAGttaaaaacaaaacaaatttTAACAAATTGGAAAGGAGGATTATTATAGAATAATAACTCCCTAATCATTGATGGAGTATTCATATGAAGACatgatgccaaaaaaaaaaaaatatgaagacaTTAGTTAAGCCAGTTTATAGAAGGCATATTGACGATTAAAATGACACAAGTAAGACACTTGTCATTTTTAAATACAGAAGTGGGGACACTTGTCCAAGGAGAGGATCGCCACTTGATATTTGCAAAAACAGAATCATACGTAAAGCACGTGAGATTAATATGAGGAGTACGTACACAGCAATGTGACACTAAAAAAGCCCTGAACAAACTTCATGGCCACGCCTCTCTACTATAATAAAATATCCCCACATTGCTGCTGCACTCCAAACActcattctctctctctctctctctcccattATGGGAGATAATACGACGCCGTTTTCACTTCCTCCAGGTACCCGATTTTACCCTTCCGATCAACAACTCATTTCCTACTATTTATCTTCAAAAAACCGATCGGATCATCGCAGTGACTTTGGAATTAACCTGATTCAAGAAATTGATTTCTACAATTATGACCCGTTTAACTTACCGGATTCTGCCTGTTTTCGGTACGGACGAGGTGGTCGGAAAAGGCACTGGTTTTGTTTTGTGGCTGCTAGGGTTTTGAAGAGGAGAGCTGGTACTGGTGGTTATTGGAAGAAAAGAGGTAGGGTTAAGGATGTGGTGGGTGAGGGTGCAGGGAAAGTTGTGGTGGGTACGCGTAAAAGTTTTGTTTTTTATTCAAGGGATTGTGGTACTAAGAGTGGTGTGAAGACTGATTGGTTGATGTACGAGTACGCCTTAGCTGGTCATCCTATGGTACTTTATACATTTTGTTAgatcattttcatatttgtaTTTATACTACATGCATTAATCATTATCTGAATAGGAGTTCCGAGTCAGATAAAAATTGTCTAGGGATGTGGTCGTTGATTCTTGAATTAGGGCCCTAGCATTTAGTTCATTGCTGAAATAGATAACTGAGTGTCAACAGCTTACTCTTTTGGGTTTGTGTTAATGTTCTGAAGTCTTGATGGTGTTTTTAGTTGAGTTTATCAAATCAACACATCCTGAGTGTGACCATAAGGTAGCTCTGCTATCTCTCTCTCTGCTTTTAATCTGTGGTCGTGTTTAATACACATATCAAAAAG
Coding sequences:
- the LOC132627839 gene encoding NAC domain-containing protein 19-like, translated to MGDNTTPFSLPPGTRFYPSDQQLISYYLSSKNRSDHRSDFGINLIQEIDFYNYDPFNLPDSACFRYGRGGRKRHWFCFVAARVLKRRAGTGGYWKKRGRVKDVVGEGAGKVVVGTRKSFVFYSRDCGTKSGVKTDWLMYEYALAGHPMASFVLCRVFIKSRHENNLSGHVFSSYGEETVATVRHVGIQYDGTAASVTDSKMHDEDTIDQENDVSKLPSGLVSDLNAQALTEHVAEQIGLESDGPPVLNGFSAQELMAISEGDFIELDDILCPLSGIS